Below is a genomic region from Flavobacterium ginsengisoli.
TTAAATTGGAAACCGTTTTATTGTCTTTCAGAAAGTTTTCTTTACTAATGTTCCATCCAATTGCTCCAGAAGGAAAAGTTCCGTATTTGTAGTTTTTACTAAAGCTAGAAGAACCATCTCGTCTTGCGGTAAAGGTTAGTAAATATTTGTCGGCATAATCAAAATTCAACCTTCCGAAGGCAGAAATCAATTCTGTTTCAGATAAACCAGAATCAGGTTTTAAGAAAACAGTTCCAGCGCCTAAGTTTCTATACGAATTCGTATTTGTCAAAAATCCTCTTGAAGCGGCATACGAATTTTCGTTTTTATTTTTTTGGTATGAATATCCTCCAAGAACTGTCAGTATTCCTTTGTCGATAATTTCACGTTTGAAAGTCAGATAATTCTCTGTCAAGAAAGAAGAAAATCTAGTGTTATTGACAGAAGCTTCTCCCTTGATATTTTTTCCAGCAATTAAAGTAGAAGGAATAAATCTTCCTGTTTGCGAATTATTATCGGTTAAACCTAAAGTCGTTTTAAAATCAAGATCTTTAGTAATTTGATATTGAGCGAAGAAATTGCTTCGGTTTACGATAGAAACAGTTTCTAAAATATTTTCCATCGCAGTTGCGTACGGATTGTCGATATCGTCTCCAATTGGAGCAGTAGTAGTGTAAGTTCCATCAGCATTGTAAATTCCTTTATCTGGCATAAAACGGTAAGCAGAAGCAATTACACCCGCAGCACCCGTTCCTCCAGCACCTGTCTGGCTTACGATTCCTTCTTTGTTCTGTTTGCTTGTAAACGTGTTTAAACCCACTTTAAATTTTGGAGATAAATCGGCTTCAAGATTACCCACGATAGTATATTTATCAATTCCAGAATTAATTACAACTCCATTTTGGTTAAAATAAGTTCCCGAAACATAATATCTCACATTATCAGATCCGCCTGAGAAAGATAATTGCGTGTTCGAAATCATTCCTTCGCGATAGATAACATCTTGCCAATCTGTATTTGCAGGACCTTGCGTATGCGTAGTAAAACTTTTCCTGTAAGTCGCAAACTGGTCAGCGTTCAATAAATGCAATTTGTTATTTACAGATTGAATAGAAGTCGAGTTGCTAAACTCAATTACAGGTTTTCCTGCTTTTCCTTTTTTGGTTGTTACCATGATAACTCCATTTGATCCTCGAGATCCATAAATTGCTGTTGCCGAAGCATCTTTTAAAACTTCAATAGAAGCAATATCTTGAGGTGCTGGCATAGAAACACCTGCAAAACCATCAACAACAATTAAAGCGTCTCCACTCGCATTGATTGAAGTTCCTCCACGAACTCTGATTTTTGTTGGAGCTCCAGGTTCGCCACCATTATTAGACATTACCGAAACACCCGCAGCACGGCCTTGTAAAGCTTGTTCTGCATTTAAAACAGGATAAGCCGTCAACTCTTTTGCCGTTACAGAAGATACAGATCCTGTAATATCACTCTTTTTACGTGTACCATAACCAACAACAATAACCTCGTCAAGGGCTTTTGTATCTGGTTTTAAACTTACATTGATAACATTTTTGGTTCCAACCGGAACTTCAACAGTTTGAAATCCGACGAAATTAAAAACTAAAACAGCATTTTTCTCTCCTACAATTACAGTATAATTTCCGTCCATATCGGCAGAAGCGCCAACAGAGGAATTTTTAATATAGACATTGGCACCAGGAAGCCCGAGCAAATCTTCGCTGGAAGTAATTTTTCCAGTTACTTTTCGTTCCTGTGCGTGCATCACGATATTTACCAGTAAAAAAGATACCAGTAAACACCATTTAAACGATTTGTTTTTGTGGTTTGTAAACATTCATTTTTTGGTTTTAAGGTTAATAAGTTAGATAAAGTAGAAAAGCAATAAACTCATTCCGATTATGATAATGACAAACAAAATTTGGAGTAAAAGGAAGCTTGTTTTTTTGATTTTCATATCGCAAATGTAGAAGCCAAAAAAGAAATAGAAATACAAAAAAGGGTATCTAAAAATACAGATACCCTTTTTTAAGCCTTTAAAAACGCGGATTGTTTAAAAAACTGTCGAAGATTTGTAAAATTTGTCGGCGTATTGAGATGGAGTCTCGCCGTACTTTTTCTGAAAGCATTTGCTAAAGTATTTCGGATTGTTGAAACCGACTTTATAACTGATTTCTGAAACGGTTAATTTGTTTTGTTCTAATAATTGAGATGCACGTTTTAATCTGATTTCGTGAATGAATTCATTTGGCGTGCAATTGGTCCAAGCTTTAATTTTTAAAAATAACATTGTTCGGCTGACACCCAATTCTGAACAGAAAAACGGAATATCAAATTGTTCGTTTGAAATGTTTTCTTCCACAATTTTGAATGCTTTTTTCAATAATTCTTCATCCAAAGAAGAAACCGTTATTTCTGACGGAATAAAACTGTCTTCGCTTGAAAATTTGATTCGTAAACGTTCTGTTGTATTCAAAAGATTTTTAACGCGAAGCCTGAACTCCATTAAGTTGAAAGGTTTACTGATATAATCATCTGCACCGCTTTCTAATCCTTCAAATTTGTAAACCAATGAAGACCTAGAAGTCAGCAGAATGACTGGAATGTGGCTCGTTTTTATGTTTTCTTTGATTTTCGAACAAAGCTCAGTTCCAACCATTTCAGGCATAATGACATCGCTGATAATCAAATTCGGAACAAATTTTAAAGCTTTTTCAAAAGCGATTTTACCATTTTCGGCTTCAATAATGTTGTAGTCTTTTTTGAGAAGATTTTTCATGAACTTTCTCAAAACCTTATGATCTTCAACAATTAAAATGGTCTGTTTTTCTTCGTTTACAATTAAATCTTCAATATCTTCATTTTCAATAATTTCTGAAGTTTCTAATTGAGCCGAATATTGTTCAATATCGTCACTGATTTTAAAATCAGAAATAATTTCGCTGTCTAAAAGATGTTCGCGACCAAGAGGTAAAGTCACTTTAAAAATAACGCCACCTGTGGTTTTGTTCATAACATCGATTTTTCCTTTATGTAATTCTACAATATTTTTTACAATCGAAAGTCCAATTCCAGTTCCTTTATTGTAGTTTTTCTGAACTTGATTGTGCATTGGAATTTCAAAAAACAAGTCGAAAATCTTATCAATATGTTCTTCAGCAATTCCTACGCCCGAATCTTCGACCGCAATAAACAGATTCTGCTGATCGTGATTGATTGTAACTTTGATCGAGCCGCCTTTTGGAGTATATCTAAAAGCATTCGAAATTAAATTATAAAATACGCG
It encodes:
- a CDS encoding SusC/RagA family TonB-linked outer membrane protein, yielding MFTNHKNKSFKWCLLVSFLLVNIVMHAQERKVTGKITSSEDLLGLPGANVYIKNSSVGASADMDGNYTVIVGEKNAVLVFNFVGFQTVEVPVGTKNVINVSLKPDTKALDEVIVVGYGTRKKSDITGSVSSVTAKELTAYPVLNAEQALQGRAAGVSVMSNNGGEPGAPTKIRVRGGTSINASGDALIVVDGFAGVSMPAPQDIASIEVLKDASATAIYGSRGSNGVIMVTTKKGKAGKPVIEFSNSTSIQSVNNKLHLLNADQFATYRKSFTTHTQGPANTDWQDVIYREGMISNTQLSFSGGSDNVRYYVSGTYFNQNGVVINSGIDKYTIVGNLEADLSPKFKVGLNTFTSKQNKEGIVSQTGAGGTGAAGVIASAYRFMPDKGIYNADGTYTTTAPIGDDIDNPYATAMENILETVSIVNRSNFFAQYQITKDLDFKTTLGLTDNNSQTGRFIPSTLIAGKNIKGEASVNNTRFSSFLTENYLTFKREIIDKGILTVLGGYSYQKNKNENSYAASRGFLTNTNSYRNLGAGTVFLKPDSGLSETELISAFGRLNFDYADKYLLTFTARRDGSSSFSKNYKYGTFPSGAIGWNISKENFLKDNKTVSNLKLRASYGATGNPSIGAYSTLSRFSEIYYVSGDVITNAVQLTSLDNPNLKWETSYQQDYGIDLGLFDNRISITADYYKTITKDLLFNRPLPGVSGIASQLQNVGELENKGWELGINTRNFIGADFTWSTNFNISSNKNKVLKLADNKDLLINSAPGHFLATESQILRVGQPVGSFFGFVYDGVIQQGEAVLPGNFETVAGGEKFRDVNGDGKLDSQDKTIIGNPNPDFIFGFNNDFTYKNLDLNIFFQGSQGGQILNYTLMELASGNNNATTEVLDAWTPTHTDTNVPANAARTKRITSRFVYDGSYIRLKNISIGYSLDEKVVSKMGLSKVRFYISAQNIWTITNYPGTDPETNYLNDSNSRSNTYLGLDYGGYPNVRTFTAGFNLKF